A stretch of Henckelia pumila isolate YLH828 chromosome 4, ASM3356847v2, whole genome shotgun sequence DNA encodes these proteins:
- the LOC140861808 gene encoding uncharacterized protein has translation MVGRGRGRGRGRGNVADMTVDQLSQFITQTVQAAMGQNPPPPPVGQPNPMDAVWEEIKRLGRQVGGRPGPIQRESPFARAILYEELPANFKQPTLGEYDGSSDPEKHLGRFENAALLHRYSDAIKCRVFLTTLVRSAQQWFNLLQPGSIQSFNDFSLAFLHQYASSKRYLKTSLSLFNMKQSEVEPLREYVQRFNTAALEVPAATADTLVNSFTQGLRGGEFFRSLVKKPPLTYNELLSRAEKYVNLEDAQRQRRQEGTFGSKHGAKVGAKAEGKTEGGRKRVAEEMNRVKVPYPYVPLSVSLEKAMQVCEDRRALVRPRNAEKGPRLPPSDKFCDFHQEYGHITNDCQRLGEEVQRIMYDDPRIRAELTRRENPPRQGRAPQWRNQRNEVRENQGDHQGRAPQNGQGDRVQQIANHPNRGVIHMISGGSTDGDSGRARKAHGRRLENFEVNSQLSCPTDPNISFGREDLKDVVLPHNDPLLVTLTIANYDVAHIFVDTGSSVNIIFKETLDQIKLEGFELDPITTELYGFTGHALQPLGQIVLPLSLGS, from the coding sequence ATGGtaggaagaggaagaggaagaggaaggGGAAGAGGAAATGTGGCGGACATGACTGTAGATCAGCTTAGCCAGTTCATCACTCAAACGGTGCAAGCGGCCATGGGTCAAAATCCACCACCTCCTCCCGTGGGTCAGCCAAACCCAATGGATGCAGTGTGGGAAGAGATCAAGAGACTAGGTCGGCAAGTCGGAGGTCGGCCTGGGCCTATACAGAGGGAAAGTCCTTTTGCTCGGGCTATTCTATATGAAGAACTCCCTGCAAATTTTAAGCAGCCTACTTTAGGAGAATATGACGGGAGCTCAGATCCGGAGAAACATTTGGGGAGATTTGAAAATGCAGCCTTGTTGCATAGATATTCAGATGCAATTAAATGTCGGGTCTTCCTCACTACTCTGGTAAGGTCAGCCCAGCAATGGTTCAACCTTTTACAGCCTGGTAGTATTCAGAGTTTTAATGACTTCAGCTTAGCTTTTCTACACCAATATGCGAGTAGCAAGAGATATTTGAAGACTTCTCTCAGTTTGTTCAATATGAAGCAATCTGAGGTGGAACCGTTGCGGGAGTATGTTCAGCGCTTCAATACAGCAGCTCTGGAAGTACCTGCTGCCACTGCTGACACCTTGGTCAACTCTTTCACTCAAGGGTTGAGAGGAGGAGAGTTTTTCAGATCTTTGGTCAAGAAGCCTCCTTTGACTTATAATGAGCTCCTTAGTCGAGCTGAGAAGTACGTGAATTTGGAGGATGCACAGAGGCAGAGGAGACAGGAAGGAACGTTTGGGAGTAAGCACGGTGCCAAGGTGGGAGCAAAGGCAGAGGGGAAGACAGAAGGAGGAAGGAAGAGGGTTGCAGAAGAGATGAACAGGGTCAAAGTACCCTACCCCTATGTACCACTCTCGGTAAGCCTGGAGAAggcaatgcaagtatgtgaggaTAGGCGAGCACTTGTGAGGCCCCGTAATGCTGAGAAAGGCCCGCGGTTACCGCCATCTGACAAGTTTTGCGATTTTCATCAGGAGTATGGGCATATCACCAATGATTGTCAGAGGCTAGGTGAGGAGGTTCAAAGGATCATGTATGATGACCCTCGAATCAGAGCTGAGCTTACTCGAAGGGAAAATCCTCCTCGCCAAGGCCGAGCTCCCCAATGGAGGAATCAAAGGAATGAAGTTAGAGAGAATCAAGGTGATCATCAAGGAAGAGCTCCTCAAAACGGGCAAGGAGATAGGGTACAGCAAATTGCAAATCATCCCAATCGGGGTGTTATCCATATGATCTCAGGGGGTAGTACGGATGGAGATTCGGGAAGGGCTCGCAAAGCTCACGGGCGTAGGTTAGAAAATTTTGAGGTAAATTCTCAGCTCAGCTGTCCCACTGATCCGAACATCAGTTTTGGAAGGGAAGATTTAAAGGATGTGGTGCTACCTCATAATGATCCCCTACTGGTCACCTTGACCATAGCCAATTATGACGTGGCTCATATCTTTGTGGATACTGGGAGTTCAGTAAACATTATCTTTAAAGAAACTCTGGACCAAATAAAATTGGAAGGATTTGAGTTGGATCCAATCACCACAGAGTTGTATGGGTTCACGGGTCATGCTCTGCAACCGTTGGGACAGATAGTGCTCCCCTTGTCCCTTGGGAGTTGA